A region from the Armatimonadota bacterium genome encodes:
- the accC gene encoding acetyl-CoA carboxylase biotin carboxylase subunit produces the protein MFRKLLIANRGEIAVRVIRACRELGIRTVAVYSEADRHALHVRLADEAFCIGPPPAAESYLNIPNIMSTAELLGVEAIHPGYGFLAENPHFSEICQDVNIAFVGPSPQAIAAMGNKSQARQRMRAAGVPVIPGSDGPVRNEGEALEVARRIGFPLIVKASAGGGGRGMRVVHTRDDLRRALQTAQAEAEAAFGSGEVYIEKYVEEPRHIEVQILADTHKNVVHLGARDCSIQRRHQKLLEETPPPGLRERFLRALGKAAVRAAHAIEYTGAGTVEFLVDRDGHFYFMEMNTRIQVEHPVTEMVTGIDLVKQQILIAAGEPLPFSQGEIAFHGHALECRINAEDPRLDFRPAPGTITEFIPPGGPGIRVDTHVYSGYTIPPYYDSLIAKIVAWAPTRAEAIARMRRALTECVIAGVPTTIPFHLQVLDNAFFRRGEVYTNFVQRRIDLATV, from the coding sequence ATGTTCCGCAAACTCCTGATCGCCAACCGGGGCGAGATCGCCGTCCGCGTCATCCGCGCCTGCCGGGAACTGGGCATCCGCACCGTCGCGGTGTACTCCGAAGCCGACCGCCACGCCCTGCACGTGAGGCTGGCCGACGAGGCGTTCTGCATCGGGCCGCCGCCGGCCGCCGAGTCGTACCTGAACATCCCCAACATCATGAGCACGGCCGAGCTGCTGGGCGTGGAAGCCATCCACCCCGGCTACGGCTTCCTGGCCGAAAACCCCCACTTCTCCGAGATCTGCCAGGACGTCAACATCGCCTTCGTCGGCCCTTCGCCCCAGGCCATCGCGGCAATGGGGAACAAATCCCAGGCCCGGCAGCGGATGCGCGCCGCCGGCGTGCCCGTCATCCCCGGCAGCGACGGCCCGGTGCGCAACGAGGGCGAGGCCCTGGAGGTGGCCAGACGCATCGGTTTCCCGCTGATTGTCAAAGCCTCGGCCGGCGGGGGCGGCCGCGGAATGCGCGTCGTCCACACCCGCGACGACCTGCGCCGCGCCCTGCAGACCGCCCAGGCGGAGGCCGAAGCGGCCTTCGGCAGCGGGGAGGTCTACATCGAGAAGTACGTGGAAGAACCGCGGCACATCGAGGTCCAGATCCTTGCCGACACCCACAAGAACGTCGTGCACCTGGGCGCGCGGGACTGTTCCATCCAGCGCCGGCACCAGAAGCTGCTGGAGGAAACCCCGCCGCCGGGGCTGCGCGAGCGGTTCCTGCGGGCCCTGGGCAAGGCGGCCGTGCGGGCCGCCCACGCCATCGAGTACACCGGCGCGGGCACCGTCGAGTTCCTGGTGGACCGGGACGGTCACTTCTACTTCATGGAGATGAACACGCGGATCCAGGTCGAGCATCCGGTGACCGAAATGGTCACCGGGATCGATCTGGTCAAGCAGCAGATCCTCATCGCCGCGGGAGAACCGCTGCCCTTCTCCCAGGGGGAGATCGCCTTCCACGGCCACGCCCTGGAGTGCCGGATCAACGCCGAAGACCCCCGGCTGGACTTCCGGCCCGCCCCCGGTACGATCACCGAGTTCATTCCCCCCGGCGGACCCGGGATCCGCGTGGACACCCACGTCTACAGCGGCTACACCATCCCGCCCTACTACGACTCCCTGATCGCCAAGATCGTCGCCTGGGCGCCGACCCGGGCCGAAGCCATCGCCCGGATGCGCCGGGCCCTGACCGAGTGCGTCATCGCCGGCGTGCCCACAACGATCCCCTTCCACCTCCAGGTCCTGGACAACGCCTTCTTCCGCCGGGGCGAGGTCTACACCAACTTCGTCCAGCGCCGCATCGACCTGGCCACCGTCTGA
- the accB gene encoding acetyl-CoA carboxylase biotin carboxyl carrier protein, producing MSDNEAFDVEQIRAVIRLAAEADIAELEVESPTLRVLVRKALRSAAPGAAPGTAPAAGSGTGRDTPPAEAAPPESAIAAANHLQPITAPMVGTFYRAPSPDAPPYVDEGDMVDAGQTVCIIEAMKLFNEIKSELQGRVAKVLVENGAPVEYGQPLFLIEPAPGGA from the coding sequence ATGAGCGACAACGAGGCGTTCGACGTCGAGCAGATCCGCGCTGTGATCCGCCTGGCGGCCGAGGCGGACATCGCCGAACTGGAGGTGGAGTCCCCCACCCTGCGGGTGCTGGTCAGGAAGGCTCTGCGGAGCGCCGCCCCCGGTGCCGCGCCCGGCACCGCGCCCGCCGCCGGCTCCGGGACGGGACGGGACACTCCGCCCGCCGAAGCGGCCCCTCCCGAATCCGCGATCGCCGCGGCCAACCATCTGCAGCCGATTACCGCCCCGATGGTCGGCACCTTCTACCGCGCGCCCAGCCCCGACGCCCCGCCCTATGTGGACGAGGGGGACATGGTGGACGCCGGCCAGACGGTGTGCATCATCGAGGCCATGAAGCTCTTCAACGAGATCAAGTCCGAACTCCAGGGGCGCGTGGCCAAGGTCCTGGTGGAGAACGGCGCCCCCGTGGAGTACGGCCAACCCCTCTTCCTGATCGAACCGGCGCCCGGCGGCGCGTGA
- a CDS encoding acetyl-CoA carboxylase carboxyltransferase subunit alpha, whose protein sequence is MTDPAPADLDRQLREVEAEIERLRRLAREQNLPLNGEIAVLEERAEALRRDIYTHPSPWHIVQLARHPQRPRLMDYVSALFTDVLEVHGDRLFRDDPAMFAALARFEGQPVVVVGHHKGKDTKENIARNFGMPYPEGYRKALRAMKLAEKFHAPVIAFVDTPGAFPGDAAEERGQAEAIARNIEEMSRLQTPVIVVITGEGGSGGALAIAVGDVVLMLQYAVYTVISPEGCAAILWHDASRAPEAAAALRLTAADLRDLGVVDEVLPEPFAGAQRDPEAVFAEVREALRRQLQALRQVPAQELVNRRYAKFRRLGVLEESAPAGPRP, encoded by the coding sequence ATGACCGACCCTGCCCCTGCCGACCTGGACCGCCAGCTGCGGGAAGTGGAGGCGGAGATCGAGCGTCTGCGGCGTCTGGCCCGCGAACAGAACCTCCCCTTGAACGGCGAGATTGCCGTCCTGGAGGAACGGGCGGAGGCGCTGCGCCGCGACATCTACACCCATCCCAGCCCCTGGCACATCGTGCAACTGGCCCGGCACCCCCAGCGCCCCCGCCTGATGGACTACGTCTCCGCCCTGTTCACCGATGTCCTGGAGGTGCACGGCGACCGCCTGTTCCGCGACGACCCGGCGATGTTTGCCGCCCTGGCCAGGTTCGAAGGCCAGCCGGTGGTTGTGGTCGGTCATCATAAAGGAAAGGACACGAAGGAGAATATCGCCCGGAACTTCGGCATGCCCTATCCGGAGGGCTACCGCAAGGCGCTGCGGGCCATGAAGCTGGCCGAGAAGTTCCATGCGCCGGTCATCGCCTTCGTCGATACGCCCGGCGCCTTTCCCGGGGACGCGGCCGAAGAACGGGGCCAGGCCGAGGCCATCGCCCGCAACATCGAGGAGATGAGCCGCCTGCAGACGCCGGTGATCGTGGTGATCACGGGCGAAGGGGGCAGCGGCGGGGCCCTGGCCATCGCCGTCGGAGACGTGGTCCTCATGCTGCAGTATGCCGTGTACACCGTCATCTCCCCGGAAGGGTGCGCGGCGATCCTGTGGCACGACGCCAGCCGGGCCCCCGAGGCGGCCGCGGCGCTCCGCCTCACCGCCGCCGACCTGCGGGATCTCGGCGTGGTGGACGAGGTCCTCCCGGAACCCTTCGCCGGGGCCCAGCGCGATCCGGAGGCGGTGTTCGCCGAGGTCCGCGAGGCCCTGCGCCGGCAGCTGCAGGCGCTGCGACAGGTGCCGGCCCAGGAGCTGGTGAATCGGAGGTATGCGAAGTTCCGCCGGCTCGGCGTCCTGGAGGAGAGCGCGCCGGCCGGACCGCGTCCATGA
- the accD gene encoding acetyl-CoA carboxylase, carboxyltransferase subunit beta, translating to MLNWLRRPKYGSLQRREMPAGIWAKCPRCANLIYRKELERNLRVCPRCGYHHRLSAEERLAITLDEGGFTEFDARLGSGDPLRFAGYAEKLEEARRRTGRPEAVIWGEGTIDRWRAVVAALDFYFMGGSMGSAVGEKIARAAEYARETRLPLIIFSASGGARMQEGALSLMQLAKTSAAVGRLHDSGVPYVSVMCDPTTGGVTASFAFLGDIIIAEPGAMIGFAGRRVIEQTIRRKLPDDFQTAEFCLQKGLIDMVVPRAEMRRTLASLLAFFGGPRRELPQPAAATEGASPP from the coding sequence GTGCTCAACTGGCTCCGGCGTCCCAAATACGGATCCCTGCAGCGCCGCGAGATGCCGGCCGGCATCTGGGCGAAGTGCCCGCGGTGCGCCAACCTCATCTACCGCAAGGAGCTGGAGCGCAACCTGCGGGTGTGCCCCAGGTGCGGCTACCACCACCGCCTCTCTGCGGAGGAGCGCCTGGCCATCACGCTGGACGAGGGCGGTTTCACGGAGTTCGACGCCCGGCTCGGATCCGGCGACCCGCTCCGGTTCGCCGGCTACGCCGAGAAGCTCGAGGAGGCCCGGCGGCGCACCGGACGGCCGGAGGCGGTGATCTGGGGGGAGGGGACGATCGATCGGTGGCGCGCCGTGGTGGCCGCCCTGGACTTCTATTTCATGGGCGGCTCGATGGGCTCGGCGGTCGGCGAAAAGATCGCCCGGGCGGCGGAGTATGCCCGGGAGACCCGGCTGCCCCTCATCATCTTCTCCGCCTCGGGCGGCGCGCGCATGCAGGAGGGCGCCCTGTCCCTGATGCAGCTGGCCAAGACCTCCGCGGCGGTGGGCCGCCTCCACGACAGCGGCGTGCCCTACGTCTCGGTGATGTGCGACCCGACCACGGGAGGCGTGACGGCCAGTTTCGCCTTCCTGGGCGACATCATCATCGCCGAACCGGGCGCCATGATCGGGTTCGCCGGCCGGCGGGTCATCGAGCAGACGATCCGGCGCAAACTCCCGGACGACTTCCAGACCGCGGAGTTCTGTCTGCAGAAAGGCCTGATCGACATGGTGGTGCCGCGGGCGGAGATGCGGCGGACCCTGGCCTCCCTGCTGGCCTTTTTCGGCGGGCCGCGCCGCGAGCTCCCGCAGCCGGCCGCCGCGACCGAGGGAGCGTCACCGCCATGA
- a CDS encoding trypsin-like peptidase domain-containing protein produces MRSRTTPGALLTLLIITIAGSIVLGNTVVPRYLPGLADRVAGSPPTVPAPPAAPPVTAQPAPAQPAPAQPAPPASAPGGPSPLIGEEAAIIRVVERVRPAVVNIDTVAQVQTFFGVFPQQGAGSGVIVSPNGYILTNNHVVEGAQQIKVTLLSGRTLQGTVVGTDRFSDLAVIKVDSPEPLPAAQLGRSGGLRVGQMAVAIGNPFGLGHTVTVGVISALNRSIQVPGLLVENLIQTDAAINPGNSGGALANSAGEVIGINTAIVQQAQGIGFAIPIDAARAIMDQLISRGRVVRPFVGIAWGGDVDASIARQYRLPVDHGIIVREVEPGSPAARAGIRPGDIIVAVGGRSINNWNDFIRELFTKRPGDRVRIELVRDGRRLTVDVTLAERTQ; encoded by the coding sequence ATGAGGAGTCGCACAACGCCCGGCGCGTTGCTTACCCTGCTGATCATCACCATCGCCGGCTCCATTGTTCTCGGGAACACCGTGGTCCCGCGGTATCTGCCCGGTCTCGCCGACCGCGTGGCCGGCTCGCCGCCGACGGTTCCGGCGCCCCCGGCGGCCCCGCCCGTCACGGCGCAGCCCGCCCCGGCGCAGCCGGCCCCGGCGCAGCCCGCCCCGCCCGCATCTGCGCCCGGCGGCCCGTCCCCGCTGATCGGGGAAGAGGCGGCGATCATCCGGGTCGTGGAACGGGTCCGCCCCGCGGTGGTGAACATCGACACCGTGGCGCAGGTGCAGACCTTCTTCGGTGTCTTCCCGCAGCAGGGGGCCGGTTCAGGGGTGATCGTCAGCCCGAACGGCTACATCCTGACGAACAACCACGTCGTGGAAGGCGCGCAGCAGATCAAGGTGACGCTGCTGTCCGGCCGGACCCTGCAGGGAACGGTCGTCGGCACCGACCGGTTTTCCGACCTGGCCGTGATCAAAGTGGACAGCCCGGAGCCGCTGCCTGCGGCGCAGCTCGGCCGCAGCGGGGGGCTGCGGGTCGGGCAGATGGCCGTCGCCATCGGCAACCCCTTCGGACTCGGCCACACCGTGACCGTGGGCGTGATCAGCGCCTTGAACCGCAGCATTCAAGTCCCCGGACTCCTCGTGGAGAACCTGATTCAGACCGACGCGGCGATCAACCCGGGCAACAGCGGGGGGGCCCTGGCCAACAGCGCCGGCGAGGTGATCGGGATCAACACGGCCATCGTGCAGCAGGCGCAGGGGATCGGCTTCGCCATCCCCATCGATGCGGCCCGGGCGATCATGGACCAGCTGATCAGCCGGGGACGGGTGGTGCGGCCCTTTGTGGGGATCGCCTGGGGAGGCGACGTCGACGCCAGCATCGCCCGACAGTACCGGCTGCCCGTGGATCACGGCATCATCGTCCGCGAGGTGGAACCGGGCAGTCCCGCCGCCCGGGCGGGGATCCGGCCGGGAGACATCATTGTCGCGGTCGGCGGCCGGTCCATCAACAACTGGAACGATTTCATCCGCGAGTTGTTCACAAAGCGACCGGGCGACCGCGTCCGGATCGAGCTGGTGCGCGACGGCCGTCGGCTGACGGTGGACGTGACGCTGGCCGAGCGCACGCAGTAG
- the argS gene encoding arginine--tRNA ligase has product MPAYAFDEAAAQVTSGVREALGESVDVPVVLPPAGVEADLAVPCFSLASTLRRSPEEIARHLAERIPPGGLLESLQGERGYLNVRLKRTAFGRRVLEEIARLGERYGSGTEGEGQTVVLDISSPNVARPMSVGHLRSTIIGDALRRLYAFSGYRAIGVNHYADWGTQFGTLLYGMTQWLDGEAYRSAPIRELLRLYVKFDDEARREPGLREEARRWALRLEQGDPEARRMWEEIVSVSLAEFGKIYDLLGVTFDSWRGESAYLELAQEVVEEAQRKGVAVEDQGALIVPLQDVGIETPLILRSRDGRTLYPTRDVAAAVYRIRTYRPSRLIYVVGADQRLHFRQLFATLRKLGYTGVDFVHVDFGLITLPEGRMSTRRGRVVFLEDVLQEAIARARALVEKNPELSDAEKDEVARIVGVGAIKYADLSQNRVKNIVFQWERMLSLEGDSAPYLQYTYVRAQGIRRRGEAPPPPGGIDGRALETAEEWTLVKQLSRFPVAVREATHSHAPHLLANCLFALAQVFHAFYHQVPVQQAGDESLRASRMAMVEATAQVMRTGLGLLGIRVPERM; this is encoded by the coding sequence ATGCCCGCCTACGCTTTCGACGAGGCCGCGGCGCAGGTGACATCGGGCGTCCGCGAGGCGCTGGGCGAGTCCGTGGACGTCCCCGTGGTTCTACCGCCGGCCGGGGTAGAGGCGGACCTGGCCGTGCCCTGTTTCAGCCTGGCCTCGACGCTCCGGCGGTCGCCCGAGGAGATCGCCCGACACCTGGCCGAGCGCATCCCCCCCGGGGGCCTGCTGGAGTCTCTGCAGGGGGAACGCGGCTATCTGAACGTCCGGCTGAAGCGCACCGCCTTCGGCCGGAGGGTCCTGGAGGAGATCGCCCGTCTGGGGGAGCGCTACGGCAGCGGGACGGAAGGCGAAGGCCAGACCGTCGTCCTGGACATCTCCTCGCCGAACGTGGCCCGTCCGATGTCGGTGGGCCATCTCCGCTCCACGATCATCGGCGACGCGCTGCGCCGCCTCTACGCCTTCAGCGGGTATCGGGCCATCGGCGTGAATCACTACGCCGACTGGGGGACGCAGTTCGGCACGCTGCTCTATGGGATGACGCAGTGGCTGGACGGGGAGGCGTACCGCAGCGCCCCGATCCGGGAGCTGCTGCGGCTCTACGTGAAATTCGACGACGAGGCCCGCCGCGAGCCGGGATTGCGCGAGGAGGCGCGCCGGTGGGCGCTGCGCCTGGAGCAGGGCGATCCCGAAGCCCGCCGGATGTGGGAGGAGATCGTCTCGGTCAGCCTGGCCGAGTTCGGCAAGATCTACGACCTGCTGGGGGTGACCTTTGACTCCTGGCGGGGCGAGAGCGCCTACCTGGAACTGGCCCAGGAGGTGGTCGAAGAGGCGCAGCGCAAGGGCGTGGCCGTGGAAGACCAGGGGGCTCTGATCGTCCCCCTCCAGGACGTCGGCATCGAGACGCCCCTCATCCTGCGCAGCCGCGACGGCCGCACCCTGTACCCGACGCGGGACGTCGCCGCGGCCGTCTACCGCATCAGGACCTACCGGCCCAGCCGGCTAATCTACGTCGTCGGGGCGGACCAGCGCCTGCACTTCCGCCAGTTGTTCGCCACGCTGCGGAAGCTCGGGTACACGGGCGTGGACTTCGTCCACGTCGACTTCGGGCTGATCACCCTGCCCGAGGGGCGCATGAGTACGCGTCGCGGGCGCGTGGTCTTCCTGGAAGATGTCCTCCAGGAAGCCATCGCCCGCGCCCGCGCGCTGGTCGAGAAGAACCCGGAGCTCTCCGATGCGGAAAAGGACGAAGTGGCCCGCATCGTCGGCGTGGGGGCCATCAAGTACGCCGACCTCTCCCAGAACCGGGTGAAGAACATCGTCTTCCAGTGGGAGCGGATGCTGTCGCTGGAGGGCGACAGCGCCCCCTATCTGCAGTACACCTATGTGCGCGCCCAGGGGATCAGGCGCCGCGGCGAGGCTCCGCCCCCGCCCGGCGGGATCGACGGCCGGGCCCTGGAGACGGCCGAAGAGTGGACGCTGGTCAAGCAGCTGAGCCGGTTCCCCGTCGCCGTGCGCGAGGCGACCCACAGCCACGCCCCGCACCTGCTGGCGAACTGCCTCTTCGCCCTGGCCCAGGTGTTCCACGCCTTCTACCACCAGGTGCCGGTGCAGCAGGCCGGAGACGAGAGCCTGCGGGCCAGCCGGATGGCCATGGTCGAGGCCACGGCCCAGGTCATGCGGACCGGGCTCGGGCTGCTCGGGATTCGCGTGCCGGAGCGGATGTAG
- a CDS encoding S-layer homology domain-containing protein yields the protein MRNPKGLRWMARAVLLLTGVLVAAAPGWGAIFTDIQGLPMQRAIERLAAKGIFRGTSGTTFNPGGSVTRGEFAVLMVRALGLETGAAVLPAFRDSAEIPRDQQPAVAAMVNLGSISPTAEARGKVELKKGALVYTLSTDKAVYQPGDLIEITFTVRNTGPADVQFEHVNSQLYDFIIRAADGTEVAKWSLGRPFLPMDQPVVLVAGRQFEWKTRWKQLDQSDDPVGPGRYEIIAVHTTKSAPTQLSLFFNKGVMAPYPDNTFRPKEEVSRLELATVGARAVGLGDAPAEALAATDAGTIPAAARGSVAAALDRRLVSLVGNREFRPAQRATRAEVAQALDVVMTMLNRYRFSKGILKDPVSGSPAQLTIEDDRKALRTYRVARHHAVYRNDRPAELRDLRPGDTVLFLNIGDVGDVAYIEATGR from the coding sequence ATGAGGAATCCCAAGGGGTTACGATGGATGGCGCGCGCGGTGTTGCTCCTGACCGGGGTGCTGGTCGCGGCGGCGCCGGGGTGGGGGGCCATCTTCACGGACATCCAGGGGCTGCCCATGCAGCGCGCCATCGAGCGGCTGGCGGCCAAGGGGATCTTCCGCGGGACGTCGGGGACGACGTTCAACCCGGGCGGCAGCGTCACCCGGGGGGAGTTCGCCGTGTTGATGGTGCGGGCCCTCGGGCTCGAGACCGGCGCGGCCGTCCTGCCCGCCTTCCGGGACAGCGCGGAGATCCCGCGGGATCAGCAGCCGGCGGTGGCGGCCATGGTCAACCTCGGCAGCATCTCCCCCACCGCGGAGGCCCGGGGGAAGGTCGAGCTGAAGAAGGGGGCCCTGGTCTACACCCTGAGCACCGACAAGGCGGTGTACCAGCCGGGAGATCTCATCGAGATCACCTTCACCGTGCGCAACACGGGACCCGCCGATGTGCAGTTCGAGCACGTGAACTCCCAGCTGTACGACTTCATCATTCGGGCCGCGGACGGCACCGAGGTGGCCAAGTGGTCGCTGGGCCGGCCGTTCCTGCCCATGGACCAGCCCGTGGTCCTGGTCGCCGGCCGGCAGTTCGAGTGGAAGACGCGCTGGAAGCAGCTGGATCAGAGCGACGACCCGGTGGGGCCGGGGCGCTACGAGATCATTGCCGTGCACACGACGAAGTCCGCCCCCACCCAGCTCTCGTTGTTCTTTAACAAAGGGGTCATGGCGCCGTACCCGGACAACACCTTCCGGCCGAAGGAAGAGGTCTCCCGGCTCGAACTGGCCACGGTCGGCGCCCGGGCCGTCGGTCTCGGCGACGCCCCGGCGGAGGCTCTGGCCGCCACGGACGCGGGGACCATTCCGGCCGCCGCCCGCGGGTCGGTGGCGGCGGCCCTGGACCGGCGCCTGGTGAGCCTGGTGGGCAACCGGGAGTTCCGGCCGGCGCAGCGGGCCACCCGGGCCGAGGTGGCGCAGGCGCTGGACGTGGTGATGACGATGCTCAACCGGTACCGATTCAGCAAGGGTATCCTGAAAGACCCGGTCTCCGGCTCCCCGGCGCAACTCACCATCGAGGACGACCGCAAGGCCCTGCGCACCTACCGCGTGGCGCGCCACCACGCCGTCTACCGCAACGACCGGCCGGCGGAGCTGCGCGACCTGCGGCCGGGTGACACCGTGCTGTTCCTGAACATCGGCGACGTGGGCGACGTCGCCTACATCGAAGCGACGGGGCGATGA
- the fsa gene encoding fructose-6-phosphate aldolase, producing MQFFLDTGNLDEIRTAQRWGLLDGVTTNPTLVSKEGMDHRTLIREIAAITPGPISVETTAEEAEEMVAQGREYASWAPNVYVKVPCTAEGIRAASLLRLEGIRVNVTLVFSVNQALLAAKVGAAFVSPFVGRMDDVGQDGMAVVREIVQVYRTQRFATKVLAASLRHPLHVTGAALAGADIATMPFRVMEQLFRHPLTEIGQERFLADWRKLQADLERKKTKV from the coding sequence ATGCAGTTCTTCCTGGACACCGGAAACCTGGACGAGATCCGCACGGCCCAGCGCTGGGGGTTGCTGGACGGCGTGACCACCAATCCCACCCTGGTGAGCAAAGAGGGGATGGATCACCGGACGCTGATCCGGGAGATCGCCGCCATCACCCCGGGCCCCATCTCCGTGGAGACCACTGCGGAGGAGGCGGAGGAGATGGTCGCCCAGGGGCGTGAGTATGCGTCCTGGGCGCCCAACGTCTACGTCAAGGTCCCCTGCACGGCGGAGGGGATCCGGGCGGCCTCGCTCCTGCGTCTCGAGGGTATCAGAGTCAATGTCACCCTGGTGTTCTCCGTGAACCAGGCGTTGCTCGCGGCCAAAGTCGGCGCGGCGTTCGTCAGCCCCTTCGTGGGACGGATGGACGATGTCGGTCAGGACGGGATGGCCGTGGTGCGGGAGATCGTCCAGGTCTATCGCACCCAACGCTTCGCGACGAAGGTGCTGGCGGCCAGCCTCCGTCACCCCCTGCACGTCACCGGGGCGGCGCTGGCCGGAGCGGACATCGCCACGATGCCGTTCCGGGTTATGGAGCAGCTGTTCAGGCACCCGCTGACGGAGATCGGCCAGGAGCGTTTCCTGGCCGACTGGCGCAAGCTCCAGGCCGACCTGGAGCGCAAGAAGACCAAAGTCTAG
- the rho gene encoding transcription termination factor Rho, protein MAALAELEAKTMDELQDMARELNVANYRRFRKQELIMRILQAQTEQSGLMFRAGILEIMAEGYGFLRHDGYLPGPEDIYVSPSQIKRFGLRVGDEVLGQVRPPKDNEKYYALLRVEAVNGLDPEQARNRPDFERLTPVFPYERIKLESNGDLTVRIVDLFAPIGKGQRAMIVSPPKAGKTTLLKKIGQAIVNNYPEIYLMVLLLDERPEEVTDMRRSVEAEVVASTFDRPPEEHIQVADLVLERAKRLVEGGRDVVVLLDSLTRFSRANNLVIPPSGRTLTGGLDPASLHRPKRFFGAARKIEEGGSLTIVATALIDTGSRMDDVIYEEFKGTGNMELHLNRKLQERRTFPAIDIKMSGTRREELLLTEEELRKVWVLRKSLEQLDTVAMTELILDRLRKTPNNQAFLRSIVKSSEEDLQ, encoded by the coding sequence ATGGCGGCACTGGCAGAACTCGAAGCCAAAACGATGGATGAGCTCCAGGACATGGCCCGGGAGCTCAACGTCGCCAACTACCGGCGGTTCCGCAAGCAGGAGTTGATCATGCGCATCCTGCAGGCCCAGACCGAACAGTCGGGCCTCATGTTCCGCGCCGGCATCCTGGAGATCATGGCCGAGGGCTACGGCTTCCTGCGCCACGACGGCTATCTCCCGGGCCCGGAGGACATCTACGTCTCCCCCTCGCAGATCAAGCGCTTCGGCCTGCGCGTCGGCGACGAAGTCCTGGGCCAGGTGCGCCCGCCGAAGGACAATGAGAAGTACTACGCGCTGCTGCGCGTGGAGGCGGTGAACGGGCTGGATCCCGAGCAGGCCCGCAACCGGCCCGACTTCGAGCGGCTCACCCCGGTCTTCCCCTACGAGCGGATCAAGCTGGAGTCCAACGGGGATCTCACCGTCCGCATCGTGGACCTGTTCGCGCCCATCGGCAAGGGGCAGCGGGCGATGATCGTCTCGCCGCCGAAGGCGGGCAAGACGACGCTGCTCAAGAAGATCGGTCAGGCCATCGTCAACAACTACCCGGAGATCTACCTCATGGTGCTGCTGCTCGACGAGCGGCCCGAAGAGGTCACCGATATGCGCCGCTCCGTGGAGGCCGAGGTGGTGGCCTCGACCTTCGACCGTCCCCCGGAGGAGCACATCCAGGTCGCCGACCTGGTGCTGGAGCGGGCCAAGCGCCTGGTGGAGGGCGGCCGGGATGTGGTGGTCCTGCTGGACAGCCTGACCCGCTTCTCCCGGGCCAACAACCTGGTCATCCCGCCCTCGGGGCGCACCCTCACCGGCGGGCTGGATCCGGCCTCGCTGCACCGGCCCAAGCGCTTCTTCGGCGCGGCACGGAAGATCGAGGAGGGGGGCAGCCTGACCATCGTCGCCACGGCCCTGATCGACACCGGCAGCCGCATGGACGACGTGATTTACGAGGAGTTCAAGGGCACCGGCAACATGGAGCTGCACCTCAACCGCAAGCTCCAGGAGCGCCGGACCTTCCCGGCCATCGACATCAAGATGAGCGGTACCCGCAGAGAAGAGCTCCTGCTGACCGAGGAGGAGCTGCGCAAGGTCTGGGTCCTCCGCAAGAGCCTGGAGCAGCTGGACACGGTGGCGATGACCGAGCTGATCCTGGACCGCCTGCGCAAGACGCCGAACAATCAGGCGTTCCTCCGCTCGATCGTGAAGAGCTCCGAAGAAGACCTTCAGTAG